A DNA window from Siniperca chuatsi isolate FFG_IHB_CAS linkage group LG6, ASM2008510v1, whole genome shotgun sequence contains the following coding sequences:
- the cldn34a gene encoding claudin-34, which produces MIYLAHTAHWQFLGLMAGALAWILTVTTAGLDEWRLWHVANVSVITSGVAWVGIWKACFYSHALPRTENCQSISIWDRFTPAEIPVAQVLMVLAVFCGLVANISAAVAMRMVYFSVEDRRNIRLVFVLAGSLYVLTGMFCLVPLVWNMSSVLNNSTIDFPPEFHLPAAPVRQHVGSAIGVGILASILMLISGLLFLCYRYAWQALRSEAPRDTWDLRRGPWTERTLAQKSELPNGDNHGRDNPAFHSEDIP; this is translated from the coding sequence ATGATTTACCTGGCTCACACGGCTCACTGGCAGTTCCTGGGCCTGATGGCCGGGGCCCTGGCGTGGATCCTCACCGTGACCACAGCCGGCCTCGACGAGTGGCGGCTGTGGCACGTGGCCAATGTGTCTGTCATCACCTCGGGCGTGGCCTGGGTGGGTATCTGGAAGGCGTGTTTCTATAGTCACGCCCTTCCCAGAACAGAGAACTGTCAGAGCATCAGCATCTGGGACCGCTTTACTCCTGCAGAGATCCCTGTGGCTCAGGTGCTGATGGTGCTGGCGGTGTTCTGCGGCCTGGTGGCGAACATCAGCGCCGCGGTTGCCATGAGGATGGTCTACTTCTCTGTGGAAGATCGTAGGAACATAAGGCTGGTCTTCGTGCTGGCAGGGAGCCTGTATGTGTTGACGGGGATGTTCTGCTTGGTGCCTCTGGTGTGGAACATGAGCTCTGTGCTGAACAACAGCACCATAGATTTTCCTCCTGAGTTCCACCTCCCTGCCGCTCCTGTCAGGCAGCACGTCGGCTCAGCCATCGGAGTGGGCATCTTGGCCTCCATACTGATGCTCATAAGCGGGTTGCTTTTCCTGTGCTACCGCTACGCCTGGCAGGCCCTGCGCTCAGAGGCCCCCAGAGACACCTGGGACCTGCGCCGTGGTCCCTGGACAGAAAGGACCCTGGCACAGAAGTCTGAATTGCCAAATGGAGACAACCACGGCAGGGATAATCCTGCATTTCACAGTGAAGACATCCCATGA
- the LOC122877315 gene encoding putative claudin-24 → MDTCACALELLGMLVYVGAWLCALATTILPQWLTMSTALLPVESYELGLWETCVVQDVGGMECRAYDSLLGLSSDLKLARILMCASLAVGMLGMLVAVPGLYLVNSCKEHGGYRTKRTLTVTGGVLGMMSGVLCLIPVSYMAHLAVMHFFDDKVPDVVPRWEFGDALFCGWAGGFLLIVAGLLLVTSCLCSQAEPQPVLQRRYQVMNTGVSFRKRSEYV, encoded by the coding sequence atggatacGTGCGCCTGCGCTTTGGAGCTGCTGGGGATGCTGGTCTATGTCGGAGCGTGGCTGTGCGCTTTAGCCACCACTATCTTACCACAGTGGCTGACCATGTCCACTGCGCTGCTGCCGGTAGAGAGCTACGAGCTGGGCCTGTGGGAGACATGCGTGGTCCAGGATGTCGGGGGCATGGAGTGCAGGGCCTATGACAGCTTGCTGGGCCTTTCCAGTGACCTCAAGCTGGCCCGCATCCTCATGTGTGCTTCCCTTGCTGTGGGCATGCTGGGAATGCTGGTGGCTGTACCTGGACTTTACCTGGTCAACAGCTGCAAAGAACACGGAGGCTACCGAACCAAGAGGACTTTAACCGTCACAGGAGGGGTGCTGGGGATGATGTCTGGCGTGCTGTGCCTGATCCCTGTGTCCTACATGGCCCATTTAGCCGTGATGCATTTCTTTGATGATAAAGTACCTGATGTGGTGCCACGATGGGAGTTTGGTGACGCCCTGTTCTGCGGCTGGGCCGGAGGATTTCTTCTCATAGTGGCCGGGCTCCTGCTGGTCACCTCTTGCTTATGTTCTCAGGCAGAGCCTCAGCCCGTGCTACAGCGGAGATACCAGGTCATGAATACAGGTGTTTCCTTCAGGAAGCGCTCGGAGTACGTTTAA
- the shroom2a gene encoding protein Shroom2 isoform X7 → MEMTAVKRHIGFSDRGPGDCKVREKPVEFEHYSAPPSPPMIGTNPDCRHRPAPATVNHRPTSISHSLTESALPQPEDHSHTEPPSGPRRKPSALEKPPPPRCPEVDSHESFTGSQSEIFTHCSPNADPNSAFVPTHSAKRDSEQGKGLVDKGQGAEHHLSTSNPQPASSPPASSHRPSGLATMERQRSPSPQFSPQRLSDKPPVSLQDEDSNRMEHVIENQNPAVKKVPIRIVHSDGVTEKENCPFLQHSDPPAVEAEDPGVTRLGSLGAAGQDSVFCAFTRQREPDSTPAAETDPKPQRDAYMSTVKDYINSNSQQPPQPADITTGQCEEDQKREELARDIMGKDKSLADILDQSKMKTTMDLMEGIFPQGELEGAHQRRKVPPKQTATRPAEEREKEDSMAAAVTMVTSSTYYSTSAPKAELLIKMKDMQEQEEEEDSEDELDIDLANKKQELIDSLSKKLQVLREARESLQEDVLDNNALGDEVEARVQQICKPNELDKFRMFVGDLDKVVSLLLSLSGRLARVENALNSLEEDATAEERRTLIEKRKLLIRQHEDAKELKENLDRRERVVYDILSNYLQEDTLTDYEHFVKMKSALIIEQRKLEDKIKLGEEQLKCLMDSLPIEQRLAL, encoded by the exons ATGGAAATGACAGCAGTAAAACGTCACATAGG GTTCTCTGACAGAGGGCCCGGTGACTGTAAAGTGCGAGAAAAGCCTGTGGAGTTTGAACATTACTCAGCGCCACCCTCTCCGCCCATGATAGGAACCAACCCCGACTGCAGACACAGACCTGCCCCTGCCACTGTTAACCACAGACCCACATCTATCTCTCATAGTCTCACAGAGTCTGCCCTCCCTCAGCCTGAGGACCACAGCCACACTGAGCCGCCATCTGGGCCGAGGAGGAAGCCCTCTGCACTGGAGAAGCCTCCCCCACCCAGATGCCCAGAGGTCGACTCCCACGAGTCCTTCACCGGTTCCCAGAGTGAAATCTTCACCCACTGCTCTCCTAACGCTGACCCTAACTCCGCCTTTGTCCCCACCCACTCTGCAAAGAGAGATTCTGAGCAGGGCAAAGGACTTGTGGACAAAGGACAAGGGGCAGAACATCATCTATCAACATCCAATCCTCAGCCTGCCTCCTCTCCCCCAGCTTCCTCACACAGACCTTCAGGGCTGGCCACTATGGAGCGGCAGCGCTCTCCCTCGCCACAGTTTTCCCCACAGAGACTCAGTGACAAGCCACCGGTCTCTCTACAGGATGAAGACTCAAACAG GATGGAGCATGTGATAGAAAACCAAAATCCCGCAGTGAAGAAAGTGCCCATCAGGATTGTCCACTCAGACGGGGTCACAGAGAAGGAGAATTGTCCATTTTTGCAGCACAGTGACCCCCCTGCGGTTGAGGCTGAGGATCCTGGTGTAACCAGGCTCGGCAGCCTGGGAGCTGCAGGGCAGGACTCAGTCTTCTGTGCCTTTACTCGGCAGAGGGAGCCCGACAGTACACCGGCTGCTGAGACAGACCCAAAGCCCCAGAGAGACGCGTACATGAGTACTGTTAAAGATTACATCAACTCTAACAGTCAGCAGCCACCGCAGCCCGCAGACATAACCACAGGACAGTGTGAGGAGGACcagaagagagaggagctgGCCAGGGACATCATGGGGAAGGATAAATCACTAGCTGATATTCTGGACCAGAGCAAGATGAAGACCACCATGGACTTGATGGAGGGTATCTTCCCTCAGGGGGAGCTGGAAGGAGCTCACCAGCGCAGGAAGGTGCCCCCCAAACAGACAGCCACCCGGCCTGCTGAGGAAAG GGAAAAGGAGGACAGTATGGCAGCAGCTGTCACCATGGTGACCAGCTCTACATACTACAGCACATCTGCTCCCAAAGCTGAGCTCCTTATTAAGATGAAGGACatgcaggagcaggaggaggaggaagactccGAAGACGAACTGGACATTGATCTGGCCAACAAGAAG CAAGAGCTGATCGACAGCCTTAGCAAGAAGCTCCAGGTGCTGCGGGAGGCCCGGGAGAGTCTTCAGGAGGACGTCCTGGACAACAACGCTCTGGGAGACGAGGTGGAGGCCCGAGTCCAGCAGATCTGCAAACCCAACGAGCTTGACAAGTTCAGGATGTTTGTCGGGGACCTGGACAAGGTGGTGAGCCTGCTGCTGTCCCTGTCGGGCCGCCTGGCCAGAGTGGAGAACGCCCTCAACAGTCTGGAGGAGGATGCTACGGCTGAGGAGAGA CGTACGTTGATTGAGAAGAGGAAGCTGTTGATTCGACAGCATGAGGATGCGAAGGAACTGAAGGAGAACCTGGACCGTCGGGAACGTGTGGTTTATGACATCCTGTCCAACTACCTGCAGGAGGACACCCTTACGGACTATGAGCACTTTGTCAAGATGAAGTCTGCGCTCATCATCGAGCAGCGCAAGCTTGAGGATAAAATCAAACTAGGCGAGGAGCAGCTCAAGTGTCTGATGGACAGTCTGCCGATAGAGCAGCGACTGGCCCTGTGA